The Vicia villosa cultivar HV-30 ecotype Madison, WI linkage group LG1, Vvil1.0, whole genome shotgun sequence genome includes a region encoding these proteins:
- the LOC131627695 gene encoding cellulose synthase A catalytic subunit 7 [UDP-forming], translated as MEASAGLVAGSHNRNELVVIHGHEEHKPLKNLDGQVCEICGDDVGLTVDGDLFVACNECGFPVCRPCYEYERREGRQLCPQCKTRYKRLKGSPRVEGDDDEEDVDDIEHEFNIEDKMHNHDHSAEAMLHGKMSYGRGPEDDENAHFPAVIAGGRSRPVSGEFPISSHGYGDQMLSSTLHKRVHPYSASDPRGVGWDEKREDGSYDRVDDWKLQQGNLGPEPDEDLDGAMSDEARQPLSRKVPIASSKINPYRMVIVARLVILAFFLRYRLMNPVHDAMGLWLTSIICEIWFAISWILDQFPKWYPIERETYLDRLSIRYEREGEPNMLAPVDVFVSTVDPLKEPPLNTANTILSILAMDYPIDKISCYISDDGASMCTFEALSETAEFARKWVPFCKKFLIEPRAPEMYFSEKIDYLKDKVQPTFVKERRSMKREYEEFKVRINALVAKAQKVPAGGWIMQDGTPWPGNNTKDHPGMIQVFLGHSGGHDTEGNQLPRLVYVSREKRPGFQHHKKAGAMNALVRVSAVLTNAPFMLNLDCDHYINNSKAVREAMCFLMDPQTGKKVCYVQFPQRFDGIDTNDRYANRNTVFFDINMKGLDGIQGPVYVGTGCVFRRQALYGYNPPKGPKRPKMVSCDCCPCFGRRKKVKHSMTDANGEATNLRGMDDDKELLMSQMNFEKTFGQSSIFVTSTLMEEGGVPPSSSPASQLKEAIHVISCGYEDKTEWGLQLGWIYGSITEDILTGFKMHCRGWRSIYCMPKRVAFKGTAPINLSDRLNQVLRWALGSIEIFFSHHCPLWYGHKEGNLKWLERFAYANTTIYPFTSIPLVAYCILPAVCLLTDKFIMPPISTFASLYFVALFTSIMATGILELKWSGVSIEEWWRNEQFWVIGGVSAHLFAVIQGLLKVLAGIDTNFTVTAKATDDEDFGELYAIKWTTLLIPPTTILIINIVGVVAGISDAINNGYQSWGPLFGKLFFSFWVIVHLYPFLKGLMGRQNRTPTIVVIWSVLLASIFSLLWVRIDPFVLKTKGPDTKLCGINC; from the exons ATGGAAGCCAGCGCCGGATTAGTCGCTGGTTCGCATAACCGTAATGAGCTTGTTGTCATTCATGGCCATGAAGAG CATAAACCTTTGAAGAACTTGGATGGTCAAGTGTGTGAGATATGTGGTGATGATGTTGGACTCACTGTGGATGGAGACTTGTTTGTGGCATGCAATGAGTGCGGTTTTCCGGTGTGTCGGCCGTGCTATGAGTATGAAAGAAGGGAGGGGAGACAGCTCTGTCCTCAGTGCAAGACCAGATACAAGCGTCTCAAAG GGAGCCCTCGTGTTGAGGGAGACGATGACGAGGAGGATGTGGACGATATTGAACATGAGTTCAACATTGAAGACAAAATGCACAATCATGATCATTCTGCTGAGGCCATGCTGCATGGGAAGATGAGCTATGGAAGAGGTCCTGAAGATGATGAGAATGCACACTTCCCAGCTGTTATTGCTGGCGGTCGCTCTCGGCCA GTAAGTGGTGAGTTCCCAATTTCATCTCATGGTTATGGAGACCAGATGTTATCTTCTACGCTGCATAAACGAGTTCATCCATACTCCGCCTCTGATCCTC GAGGTGTGGGATGGGATGAAAAGAGAGAAGATGGATCATATGATAGAGTGGATGACTGGAAATTACAGCAAGGAAATTTGGGACCTGAACCTGATGAAGATCTAGATGGAGCCAT GTCGGATGAAGCAAGACAGCCACTGTCAAGGAAGGTACCAATAGCATCTAGCAAAATCAATCCATACAGGATGGTGATCGTGGCACGTCTTGTTATTCTTGCCTTCTTCCTCCGATACAGACTTATGAACCCGGTTCATGATGCAATGGGACTATGGCTAACTTCTATTATATGTGAAATCTGGTTTGCTATTTCATGGATCCTTGATCAGTTTCCTAAATGGTATCCTATTGAAAGAGAAACCTACCTTGATCGCCTTTCAATCAG GTACGAGCGCGAAGGTGAACCGAACATGCTTGCTCCGGTAGATGTCTTTGTCAGTACTGTGGATCCCTTGAAGGAACCTCCTCTGAATACGGCAAACACAATTCTTTCAATCTTGGCAATGGACTACCCCATTGATAAGATATCATGCTACATCTCTGACGATGGAGCTTCAATGTGTACATTTGAAGCCTTGTCAGAAACTGCGGAGTTTGCTAGGAAGTGGGTGCCATTCTGTAAGAAATTTTTGATCGAACCCCGCGCACCAGAGATGTACTTTTCTGAGAAAATTGACTATCTAAAGGATAAGGTGCAGCCCACTTTTGTCAAAGAACGTCGATCCATGAAG AGAGAATATGAGGAGTTTAAGGTTAGGATCAACGCGCTTGTCGCAAAAGCCCAGAAGGTTCCCGCAGGAGGATGGATTATGCAGGATGGGACACCATGGCCAGGAAACAATACTAAAGATCATCCTGGTATGATTCAAGTCTTTCTTGGTCACAGTGGAGGTCATGACACTGAAGGAAATCAGCTTCCTCGCCTTGTTTATGTATCCAGAGAGAAAAGGCCTGGATTTCAACACCACAAGAAAGCCGGTGCCATGAATGCTCTG GTTCGAGTCTCTGCTGTACTTACAAATGCTCCTTTCATGCTGAACTTGGATTGTGATCATTATATCAATAACAGCAAGGCTGTCCGAGAGGCCATGTGCTTCTTAATGGACCCCCAAACAGGGAAGAAGGTCTGCTATGTCCAGTTTCCTCAAAGATTTGACGGTATTGATACAAATGATCGATATGCTAATAGGAACACAGTTTTCTTTGAT ATTAATATGAAGGGTCTAGATGGTATTCAAGGTCCTGTATATGTCGGCACAGGGTGTGTATTTAGAAGGCAAGCTTTATATGGATATAATCCTCCCAAGGGTCCCAAGCGTCCAAAAATGGTCAGCTGTGATTGCTGCCCATGTTTTGGAAGGCGCAAGAAGGTTAAGCATTCAATGACCGATGCAAATGGAGAGGCTACAAACCTAAGAG GAATGGATGATGACAAAGAATTACTGATGTCCcagatgaattttgagaagaCATTTGGGCAGTCATCAATTTTTGTAACTTCAACCTTGATGGAAGAGGGTGGTGTACCTCCTTCCTCAAGTCCAGCAAGCCAGCTTAAAGAAGCCATTCATGTAATCAGTTGCGGATACGAAGATAAAACTGAATGGGGGCTTCAG CTTGGTTGGATTTATGGATCTATTACAGAGGATATTCTAACAGGCTTTAAGATGCATTGCCGTGGTTGGCGATCCATTTACTGTATGCCAAAGAGAGTAGCATTCAAGGGTACAGCTCCCATCAACTTGTCAGATAGGCTCAACCAGGTGCTTCGTTGGGCCCTTGGCTCCATTGAGATCTTCTTCAGTCATCATTGCCCCTTATGGTATGGCCACAAGGAAGGGAACCTGAAGTGGCTTGAGCGATTTGCCTATGCAAACACAACTATCTACCCCTTCACCTCCATACCTCTAGTTGCCTACTGTATTCTTCCTGCTGTCTGCTTACTCACTGACAAATTCATCATGCCACCG ATAAGCACTTTTGCTAGTTTGTACTTTGTTGCTCTCTTCACTTCAATCATGGCAACGGGCATTCTTGAGTTAAAATGGAGTGGTGTCAGCATTGAGGAATGGTGGAGAAATGAGCAGTTCTGGGTCATCGGTGGTGTATCAGCACATCTCTTTGCTGTCATACAAGGTCTTCTAAAGGTTCTTGCTGGAATTGACACCAACTTCACTGTTACAGCCAAGGCAACAGATGATGAGGACTTTGGAGAATTATACGCCATTAAGTGGACTACTCTCCTAATTCCTCCAACCACAATCTTAATAATCAATATTGTTGGAGTTGTTGCTGGAATCTCAGATGCCATAAACAACGGATATCAATCATGGGGACCTCTATTCGGAAAACTCTTCTTTTCCTTCTGGGTGATTGTCCATCTGTATCCATTCCTTAAAGGTTTGATGGGTCGGCAAAACCGCACACCCACCATTGTTGTGATATGGTCAGTGTTGTTGGCTTCAATTTTCTCCTTGCTATGGGTAAGAATTGACCCATTCGTGCTCAAAACTAAGGGACCTGATACAAAACTATGTGGAATCAACTGTTAA